The Onychomys torridus chromosome 4, mOncTor1.1, whole genome shotgun sequence genome includes a window with the following:
- the LOC118582816 gene encoding olfactory receptor 1030-like gives MLKKNYTAVTEFILLGLTDQSELQPLLFVVFLLIYLITVIGNVSMIFLIRSDTKLHTPMYFFLSHLSFVDLCYATTVAPQMLVNFLSKRKTISFIGCIIQFHFFIALVITDYYMLAVMAYDRYTAICKPLLYTSKMSKGVCLSLVAAQYIYGFVNGLIQTILMLRLNFCGPNKINHFYCADPPLMVLACSDTYVKKTAMFVVAGSNLTCSLTIILISYIFIFAAILRIRSAEGRRKAFSTCGSHMTAVTIFYGTLFCMHLRPPSETSVEQGKIVAVFYIFVSPMLNPFIYSLRNKDVKNAIRKLIQK, from the coding sequence ATGTTAAAGAAGAATTACACAGCAGTGACTGAGTTTATTTTGCTGGGATTGACAGATCAATCAGAGTTGCAGCCTCTGCTCTTTGTGGTCTTCCTACTCATCTACCTCATCACAGTGATTGGCAACGTGAGCATGATTTTCTTAATCAGAAGTGACACCAAGCtccacactcccatgtacttcttcctcagccACCTCTCCTTTGTAGATCTCTGTTATGCCACCACAGTTGCCCCTCAGATGCTGGTTAACTTTTTATCCAAGAGAAAAACCATTTCCTTTATTGGATGCATTATTCAATTCCACTTTTTTATTGCCCTGGTGATCACAGATTATTATATGCTTGCGGTAATGGCTTACGACCGCTACACAGCCATCTGCAAGCCCTTGTTATATACTAGCAAAATGTCCAAAGGTGTCTGCCTCTCCCTTGTGGCTGCACAGTACATTTACGGCTTTGTAAATGGTCTGATACAGACTATCCTGATGCTTCGTTTGAATTTCTGTGGACCCAACAAGATCAATCACTTCTACTGTGCAGACCCCCCTCTCATGGTCCTTGCCTGCTCAGACACCTATGTGAAAAAAACTGCCATGTTTGTGGTGGCTGGATCCAACCTCACCTGTTCTCTCACCATCATCCTCATCTCCTACATTTTCATCTTTGCAGCCATCCTGCGAATCCGTTCTGCAGAGGGGAGGCGCAAGGCCTTCTCCACTTGTGGGTCCCATATGACAGCTGTGACCATCTTTTATGGAACATTGTTCTGCATGCACCTGAGGCCCCCTTCGGAGACATCTGTAGAACAAGGGAAAATTGTAGCTGTCTTTTATATCTTTGTAAGTCCTATGTTAAACCCATTCATCTATAGTCTGAGGAACAAAGATGTGAAAAATGCAATAAGGAAACTTATCCAGAAATGA
- the LOC118582502 gene encoding olfactory receptor 5M11-like has product MPLTNSTGITEFILLGLTDRPELQPLLFVLFLLVYLVTVLGNMGMVALISLDSRLHTPMYFFLSNLAFVDLCYTSTATPQMLTNFLSDKKTISFIGCFIQCYLFIALLLTEFYMLAAMAYDRYVAICNPLRYSVKMSRRVCICLAVCPYVYGFSDGLFQAILTFSMTFCKSNVINHFYCADPPLIKLSCSDTYIKEHAMLISASFNLSSSLTIILVSYVFIIVAILKIKSAEGRHKAFSTCGSHMMAVTLFYGTLFCMYVRPPTDKTVEESKIIAVFYTFVSPMLNPLIYSLRNKDVKQALKTILRQNVIRTAMMPPFSNKI; this is encoded by the coding sequence ATGCCTCTCACCaacagcactggaattacagagttCATTTTACTGGGGCTCACGGACCGCCCAGAACTGCAGCCCCTCCTCTTTGTGCTGTTTCTGCTGGTTTACCTTGTCACTGTCTTGGGCAACATGGGCATGGTGGCCCTGATCAGCCTGGACTCCCGCCTTCAcactcccatgtacttcttcctcagtAACTTGGCATTTGTGGATCTGTGCTATACATCAACTGCAACCCCACAGATGTTGACTAATTTCTTATCGGACAAGAAGACCATTTCCTTCATTGGCTGCTTTATCCAGTGCTACCTTTTCATTGCCCTTCTCCTCACAGAGTTTTATATGCTGGcagccatggcctatgaccgctatgtggccatatGTAATCCTCTGCGTTACAGTGTGAAAATGTCCAGGCGGGTCTGCATTTGCTTGGCTGTATGTCCTTATGTCTATGGCTTTTCAGATGGGCTTTTCCAAGCCATCCTGACCTTCAGTATGACCTTCTGCAAATCCAATGTCATCAATCACTTCTACTGTGCTGACCCACCACTCATTAAGCTGTCTTGTTCTGATACTTATATAAAGGAACATGCCATGTTAATATCGGCAAGCTTTAACCTCTCCAGTTCCCTCACAATCATCCTGGTGTCTTATGTCTTCATTATTGTTGCCATCCTAAAGATCAAATCAGCTGAAGGAAGGCACAAGGCATTCTCTACCTGTGGTTCCCACATGATGGCTGTCACATTGTTTTATGGGACTCtcttctgcatgtatgtaagaCCACCCACTGACAAGACTGTTGAGGAATCCAAAATAATAGCTGTCTTCTATACCTTTGTAAGTCCAATGCTGAATCCATTgatctacagcctgaggaacaaaGATGTAAAGCAGGCATTGAAAACAATACTCAGACAAAATGTTATCAGGACAGCAATGATGCCTCCATTTTCcaataaaatataa
- the LOC118582501 gene encoding olfactory receptor 5M11 — translation MPLTNSTGITEFILLGLTDRPELQPLLFVLFLLVYLVTVLGNMGMVALISLDSRLHTPMYFFLSNLAFVDLCYTSTATPQMLTNFLSDKKTISFIGCFIQCYLFIALLLTEFYMLAAMAYDRYVAICNPLRYSVKMSRRVCICLAVCPYVYGFSDGLFQAILTFSMTFCKSNVINHFYCADPPLIKLSCSDTYIKEHAMLISAGFNLSNSLTIILVSYAFIIAAILKIKSAEGRHKAFSTCGSHMMAVTLFYGTLFCMYVRPPTDKTVEESKIIAVFYTFVSPMLNPLIYSLRNKDVKQALKTILRQKVIRRALMPQFFNKLKL, via the coding sequence ATGCCTCTCACCaacagcactggaattacagagttCATTTTACTGGGGCTCACGGACCGCCCAGAACTGCAGCCCCTCCTCTTTGTGCTGTTTCTGCTGGTTTACCTTGTCACTGTCTTGGGCAACATGGGCATGGTGGCCCTGATCAGCCTGGACTCCCGCCTTCAcactcccatgtacttcttcctcagtAACTTGGCATTTGTGGATCTGTGCTATACATCAACTGCAACCCCACAGATGTTGACTAATTTCTTATCAGACAAGAAGACCATTTCCTTCATTGGCTGCTTTATCCAGTGCTACCTTTTCATTGCCCTTCTCCTCACAGAGTTTTATATGCTGGcagccatggcctatgaccgctatgtggccatatGTAATCCTCTGCGTTACAGTGTGAAAATGTCCAGGCGGGTCTGCATTTGCTTGGCTGTATGTCCTTATGTCTATGGCTTTTCAGATGGGCTTTTCCAAGCCATCCTGACCTTCAGTATGACCTTCTGCAAATCCAATGTCATCAATCACTTCTACTGTGCTGACCCACCACTCATTAAGCTGTCTTGTTCTGATACTTATATAAAGGAACATGCCATGTTAATATCAGCTGGTTTCAACCTCTCCAATTCCCTCACAATCATCCTGGTGTCTTATGCCTTCATTATTGCTGCCATCCTAAAGATCAAATCAGCTGAAGGAAGGCACAAGGCATTCTCTACCTGTGGTTCCCACATGATGGCTGTCACATTGTTTTATGGGACTCtcttctgcatgtatgtaagaCCACCCACTGACAAGACTGTTGAGGAATCCAAAATAATAGCTGTCTTCTATACCTTTGTAAGTCCAATGCTGAATCCATTgatctacagcctgaggaacaaaGATGTAAAGCAGGCATTGAAAACAATACTCAGACAAAAAGTTATCAGGAGAGCATTGATGCCTCAATTTTTCAATAAACTGAAACTATAG